Proteins encoded together in one Lathyrus oleraceus cultivar Zhongwan6 chromosome 5, CAAS_Psat_ZW6_1.0, whole genome shotgun sequence window:
- the LOC127082297 gene encoding alpha-(1,4)-fucosyltransferase, translating to MLLVPPKPINTITITIMLAFTFFLIFFSSGFLHFPSVSPSLPPIHHSFTLPSINSSSDPFTDLLSSFRKWDSRVGCDKFREKTNGVLLNHSKVVSLQEFGGGCGGFELNHVSVLVKGWTWIPDNLDNLYSCRCGLSCLWTKSNVLADKPDALLFETSTPPIQRRVGEPLRAYMDLETGRKRSGREDIYISYHAEDDVQSTYAGSLFHNGRNYHVSNTKNSVSNNNFYKQDVKR from the exons ATGCTACTAGTTCCTCCCAAACCCATCAACACGATCACAATCACCATCATGCTAGCCTTCACcttcttcctcatcttcttctCCTCCGGTTTCCTCCATTTCCCTTCCGTTTCACCTTCTCTCCCACCCATCCACCACTCCTTCACGCTCCCTTCCATCAATTCCTCTTCCGACCCCTTCACCGATCTGCTTTCTTCCTTCAGGAAATGGGACTCGCGAGTGGGTTGTGATAAATTCAGAGAGAAAACAAATGGGGTTTTGTTGAATCACTCAAAGGTTGTTTCTTTGCAAGAGTTTGGTGGTGGGTGTGGGGGGTTTGAACTTAATCATGTTAGTGTTTTGGTTAAAGGGTGGACTTGGATTCCTGATAATTTGGATAATTTGTATTCTTGTCGTTGTGGGTTGAGCTGTTTGTGGACCAAATCCAATGTTCTTGCTGATAAACCTGATGCTTTGTTGTTTGAAACTTCTACGCCTCCAATTCAG AGACGTGTGGGAGAACCGCTTCGTGCGTACATGGATCTCGAAACTGGTCGAAAGAGATCAGGCCGAGAGGATATATACATTAGTTACCACGCTGAAGATGATGTACAGTCAACCTATGCCGGTTCCCTGTTTCACAATGGACGAAACTATCACGTCTCTAATACTAAAAACAGTGTAAGTAATAATAACTTTTACAAACAGGATGTTAAACGATAG